The following proteins are encoded in a genomic region of Spirosoma sp. SC4-14:
- a CDS encoding response regulator transcription factor: MPTILLVEDDPNLGQLVQEFLTMKGYETDRVTDGNQGLQKFMTETYDLCIFDVMMPKKDGFTLAKEVRMANREVPIIFLTAKSMQEDTIQGFKVGADDYVTKPFSMEELLLRIQAILRRYQRTGDALEPSVYKIGSFSFDYPHQLLSRSAENLPDSDSEMQSQKLTSKESELLKLLAQNLNQPVSRSFALKMVWGDDSYFNARSMDVYVTKLRKYLKEDASVQLVNVHGEGFKLIAAP, translated from the coding sequence ATGCCTACCATCCTACTCGTTGAAGATGACCCTAACCTGGGGCAGCTGGTGCAGGAATTCCTGACCATGAAAGGGTACGAAACCGATCGGGTAACCGACGGTAATCAGGGACTGCAAAAATTCATGACGGAGACGTATGACCTGTGCATCTTCGACGTAATGATGCCCAAAAAAGACGGGTTCACACTGGCAAAGGAGGTTCGAATGGCCAATCGTGAAGTGCCTATTATTTTCCTGACGGCTAAATCCATGCAGGAAGATACTATTCAGGGGTTTAAAGTAGGTGCCGACGATTATGTGACCAAGCCCTTCAGTATGGAAGAATTGCTACTCCGAATCCAGGCTATTCTTCGGCGCTACCAACGTACGGGCGATGCTCTGGAACCGTCGGTCTATAAAATTGGCTCATTTTCGTTCGACTATCCGCATCAGTTATTAAGCCGTTCTGCCGAGAATTTGCCGGATAGCGATAGTGAAATGCAGTCGCAGAAACTAACCAGTAAAGAATCGGAGTTATTAAAATTGCTCGCACAGAACCTGAATCAGCCCGTTAGCCGTAGTTTTGCATTGAAAATGGTGTGGGGCGACGATTCATACTTTAATGCCCGCAGTATGGACGTGTATGTGACCAAGCTCCGAAAGTATCTGAAAGAAGATGCCAGCGTTCAGCTTGTGAATGTACACGGCGAAGGGTTTAAACTGATTGCGGCCCCCTAG